ACTCTTTAAAGAAAGTGTCAACAGTTCTCCAGCTATTGCTGAAACAATGGCAAGTCCGGTAAAACCTAAGCATAACCCTAGCCAACTTTTTGTGTTACTATAGTTAGGGCGATAACTTTTTCTCGTTGTGGAAGTTTTTTGAACGCTCACAGGTTTCTTTGTACTCACTGAGAAAATTCCGATAAATTTATAGAGTTAAAGTAGATCATCGAACTATTTCTTTCTAAATTTTTATCTAATCATATGTTTTTTTCCTACTGTCTTAGGATAGGAATTGAAGAAAAGCAAAAAATACTTTTTAAAAATAAATATGAAAGGTTTAAAAGGCAAGAATGTATTGGTGACTGGTGCCAGTTCGGGAATTGGGCAAGCAATTGCAGTGAGATTTGCTCAAGAAGGAGCAAACGTTGCCATCAATTACAGGAAAAGCCCTGAAGATGCTAAAGAAACTGAGGAGATGGTGGAAAATGCTTGCGGTGAGATTCGGGGTTGTGGTGTTGAAAACATCCTAATCCAAGCAGATGTCTCTAAAGAAGAAGATGTGGTCAAAATGGTGGCTACTGTTGTGGAAAAGTTTGGCAGCTTGGATATTTTAATTAACAACGCTGGCATTCAAACGGAGGGTGCAGCTCATGAAATTAAAATAGAAGATTTTGACAAAGTCATTTCTGTAAATCTCCGAGGTGCATACATCTGCGCCCGTGAAGCCATCAAACATTTCCTTTCTTGTCCGGATAGTGGAGTCATTATTAATATATCTAGTGTTCACGAGGTCATTCCCAAACCCCAATATATAGCGTATTCTGTGAGTAAAGGAGGAATGGAAAATCTCACGCGTTCTCTAGCTTTGGAATACGCATCTCATAACATTCGCGTGAATGCAATTGCACCAGGAGCAACAATAACACCAATTAACAAATCATGGATTAATGACCCAAAGGGCAAGGCTGAAGTTGAGAGCAATATTCCTATGGGTCGCGCTGGAACCTCAGAAGAAATGGCAGCGGCTGTAGCATTTCTTTGCTCAGATGAAGCCGCTTATATTACTGGTCAAACTTTGTTTATTGATGGGGGATTAACACTTTACCCTAGCTTTCGCGAGCCTTGGTCATCGTAAGAAATACATTAGAAGTGAAAAAACAACATCTCCGACTTTTCTCAGAAGTGGGGGAGCGCATTAACAATTAAAAATTCACTTAGGGACTGCGTCCCGCTGCGCTAACAAAATCACCGTAAGCGCAAGCGCACGCGGCTTGGGCGAACGCGCAGCGTGTCCGTAAGGACTTAGGGCATAGATCTGAGTGTCCTTCACCAGACGCTGCACGAACGCCGGAAGCCGGCGCTCAGGCTTGTCTCAAAATTAAAGACATTTTTAGCTTCTTCCCGATAGAAGCCCCACGCCATACACGAAGTGTTGGCGCTGGGATGTCAAAGTACTAGATTAACCAGAAGCCAGTAACCGAGAAGCACAAGAAAAACGCTTAACCACAACACAATTGGTCTGTCCGTAAACATATGTTTTAGAGTGATTTTTACTGGTTTAACGAATACACGGTGTACAAACTAGGTAATACCAAATATCTTTTTCTCAACTCTCTAAGTCATGGAGTACGAGAACTAAAGTCTAATTGCTATTCCTGATTTTTTTCAAATTTTCTTCAAACGACGCCAGTATTCCGCAGGACTTTTGTCCTTTGGTTCTGGTTGATCAACCACATTAAACTTTGTGGATAAAACTATTCTAGCGATATTAATAATCTTTTGTAGGGAGAAATAACTTTATATGTGTTTACAAAACTCTTTTCAAAATTATGTAAAAAGGGTAGTTGACAATATTGCAGATAATGAAAAATCCATTTTATCTATTTATTTTGTCCTATTCTTTGCGAGGGACAAATGGTAGTTTTAAGAAAGTTGTATCGTTTTTTATAAACTGTAATCCATCCATGGAAATAAATTTTGTAGTTTTTCTCATTATGAATCACAAGGGTATATTTTGATTACGTAGAGAATAAGTTCCCTACCTCAGACAGACAAACAGACAAACAATCTTTAACAAAGAAGTCAGAATGGGCTGCGCCCCGCTGCGCTAACAGCAATTCCTGAGTCAGAATCAAGAGTATGTGGATTTAAACCCCAACAGTTATGTCGCCACCCCCGTAGACAGTGGGGATTTAAACCCCATACTCCTCCCTTGCGTCGCACAGAAATACCCAAGCTGAATTCTGGCGACTGACACCTGAGTTCTTTTGTTAAAGCTACATATAAAAATATCATTAAATTCTTACTATAGCGGTTTTCAATTGCGTGCAATACGGTAGAGACGTTGCATCCTTTGAGTTATACATATCGTTGTGTATTTGCTCCAAACGAGAAGCGCTATAAAAAAGAACGGGCTGCGCCGATCTACTATCCACTTCGTTAACGCTGCGCTAACAGAACACAGTTGTGATAACTGGTGAATAAAAAACTTTCATCTGTAGATCGGTATAAGTTCTGTACAACGCCCTTGGAGAGTATTGGTATCAAGTTCGTATTTTTTTTCATAGAGACGAAAATAATTCCTTTCTTGCCAAATACAACACATTTTCTTTCTGGGGAATTCTCTCGTTCTGCGTTCTGTCTTGTTATTAATATACGATTTTATCTACAAATTCAGATATCACCATTGTGAGTATATGGGAATTCTTGATTAGTCAGAGAGAACACTCTTTTGATTTAAGACTTAGTTTTTAGGAGAGTTTTTATGCGAATTGCTCAAATAGCTCCACTTTGGGAAAGAGTACCACCTCCAGGTTATGGCGGTACAGAGTTAGTAGTTGGATTGTTAACTGATGAATTAGTCAGACGTGGACACGAAGTTACGCTATTTGCATCGGGAGATTCTATCAGTTTGGCAAAGCTTGAATCAGTTCATCCTCATGCCATACGACTTGATGAGAGTGTCAAAGAGTACAGTGTGTATGAGATGCTGAATTTAGCTCGAGTGTATGAGCGAGCGAACGAGTTTGATATTATTCATTCTCACACGGGACACATCAGCTTGAGCTACGCCAATCTGGTAAAAACACCCACCGTTCACACATTGCATGGAATTTTTACTCCTGACAACGAAAAATTGTATAAATATGGAAAAAATCAGCCTTACATCAGTATTTCCGATTCACAGCGAGAAGAAAGACTAGGGATGAACTATGCAGCGACAGTTTACAACGGGATTAATGTTGGCAGTTATAAATTTCATCCCCAACCACAAGAGCCACATTATCTGGCTTTTTTAGGTCGAATTTCTCAACAGAAAGGAACGCATTTGGCGATACAAATTGCTAAAGAAACAGGCTGGCGCTTAAAGATAGCGGGTAAAGTGGATTTGGTTGATATGGAATACTTTGAAAGTAAAGTCAAACCTTTTATTGATGGTGAGCAAATTGAATATTTGGGTGAAGCCAACCATGAGCAAAAGAATGCTTTGATGGGAGGTGCAGTAGCCACTTTGTTCCCAATTACTTGGCGAGAACCATTCGGGTTGGTGATGATTGAATCAATGGCATCTGGTACTCCAGTGATTGCGATGAACATGGGTTCTACACAAGAGGTTATTGCCCACGGTAAAACAGGCTTTCTCTGCAACAATGTTGAAGAGTGTATCAGTGCCGTTAGCAAGGTTGCTGAACTAGATCGCTATGCTTGTTGGGAGTATGTCTGGGAGCGTTTCAGTGTTCAGCAGATGACTGATGGCTATGAAGCAGTTTATCGCAAGATTGTGGGAGAACCGTTTGCTTCTTTGTAATGGACATTTGCCCAATCCTGTGATTTCAGGAAACTAGTCTATCAGGCATAAGCGTGGGAGAGTGAGAACCCCTACCTTTTAAGCAGGGTGATGAAACTCAACTCAAAGGGATGTATCCCTTTGTATCACTTTTACCAGTTATAATTTTCATGCGGTACTGGGTGACGACCCATGCAGGATATCCATAACTGGACTCCGAGGGCAGAAACGTAGTCTTAGACTGTACCTGATCTGCGGTGGGACGCATCGTGGATGTAAAACAAAATTCCCTGTGGAGACGGTGAGACCAGCGCTGCGGGAGGGTTTCCAACGCCAGATACCTCTGTCGGGAGACCCTCGTGCAGTACTGGCTCCTCCGCAGGCGACTGGCGAACCCGGAGGGTCTGGCAGGGACGGGAAACCGTCTAGTTAAGAGTCAACGAAGCAGGAAGAAAGGTGGAGAGACACGACTTTAGTCTGTCTCGTAACATCTTTTAAGAATCCCCGCGCATTTATGCTGGGGAGTACGTCAATTAGGAAAAGCAAGTGTGCTCTTTGGGGCGGATCGCTCCGTCGCGCTAGTGCCCCAAAGTCACAGAGCAAATTTGCTGCTAGTCAGAGTCGGAGGAGGGTAGTTTTCCAAACTGCTCTCCTTTGCAAACAGGGGCGATAAGCCGGAGGCTTGACGCTACGCGTATCGCAAAGGAGCGTAATCGCCTCCACAGCATTCTCCTCTGAACCAAAAGCGATCACAGACTCCGTTCGGAGTCTAGATCTTAAGTTGGCTCGGCATAGCCTTGCAAGTTCTCTGGCTCAAATTGGCGCAGAATGCGAGTTGCCTGATTGGTTAACTCTTGATTCCCTTTAATAACAATCAGATACTTGCCTGCATTGAGGCGATTCCGGTAGGGTAGAGCATCCCCACTCCCCACAGTTAAACCAACTCCACCGCCGACAAAGTATGCACCCAAAGCACCAGAAGCGGCTCCCAACAGTCCACCAATCAGGTGATTACCAAGGCTGCCAATAGGAAGTACTTCGATGCCTGTCAAAAGGTTGAAGGCGTAACCAGCAACAAAACCAAAGGGAATCAGCCAAGATACCAAACGATTTATCCCTTTCTTTGCTTGTTGATTTGGGTTGATGAACCCATACTCATCAGCACTTTTGTATCCCCTGCCTAAAATATCAATTTGATTGGTGGGTAAACCTTCTTTTTCTAGGGCAGTGTACGCTTCTTCTACTTTTAACCTGTCTGGTAGAACTGCAACAAGATAATTCATAGTGTCATCCCAAGTTATATTGTCATTGTTGAGTCAAAAAATCTTTCGCTCACTTGTGTGGACTATTAAATAAAATGAGCCAACTCACCATAAACAATAAGTATCGAAGCAGTAAAAAACGTCAATCTTCAGGTTGAAAGAAAACTGAAGCAGTTCTCCATATTTGCCTATTTCTCATAGAAATGTCATTTTTCTGACTTGTTCTATCTCTTGCCAGAGAACTCGTAACTATCGAGGCGTCTCCTCAGCTGTAGAACCAAACCAAAGATTAATCCCAGAGGTAGCAGAATGTTGACTAACTCAGATCTTGCACCATAATTCTTGTCCACCAAGAAATAAATTTCTTGGCTCAGAGCTTCAAGTAAGCTTTAGCTTACTGGATATGCGTTTGGGTCCGTTTTAACGGACTTTGGCTATAAGCCTTGAACTTCAGTTCAAGGCGTACTCAGGTCGAGGTGCAAGATCTGAGCTAAAGAATCATGTCTCGTTTCTCGTCTCATGCCGGGTTTTTGATGTTTGTTATCTATATCTCCTAGACTGATTACAAACAAAAAACCTCAACCTTGAGGCTGAGGACTGTAACAAATATCTCAAAAAACTAAAGTACGTGCTTGCACCGCGAAATTCAATCTACTTGATGATCTTTGATGAAAAACCTGAGGGAGAAATGGTTTTGGTTGCCAGGTACAATTGTCTTGTGATTCCACAAGCTGTCATCATGAATTCTTGTGCTGTATCGCTCAGCTTATCCATTACTATGTTGAGGCGTCTGTTGGTAGCGTTTTTGAAAAACAATTGCCCCTACGTTTACCACCAAACAGGTAAGTGCGAGCCACAGCAAGATATAGGTGGGAGCCATGACCACGCCAATCATAAACCAAGTATATACGTGCAATACCATTACTGATGCAAATATGTTGCCAATTCCGGCTACTTGCCATACATAATGTGACGGGCGATGGAGTGCAACTAAAATCATGGTCAACAATGTGGTAAGCAAGTTGGCTGGTACCAAAAATGCACAAATACTTACACAGTTGGCACGGGAGAACTCAGCAAGGCTGTTAAGGTCAAGCATTAATATTTTGGGGATAATGTCAGCATTTTGTAAGAGACTCAACATACTTATAAAATAATGCAACATAGCTTAGTACAGAGATTTAATAAAAACACGATTAAATTAACATAAGTTTAGATAAGTAAAGTATTTTTATCGAACCAAGCAGAGAAAGTGAAGCTAAATCCAGTATAGATAAGGTTTTAGAATATCTTTTCATATAATATTTTAATTGAAATATCACTCTCTTCATTTTAAAAAAATGTAAAGAAATCAAATCAAAATAACTCTATCAATCAAGTGAATCAAAACCCTATGATGCTGCTGAGGGTAAGTTTGCTAAAATCTCCATGATCAAGAAAGGGTGTAGGGGTATGGGGGTGTAAGGGGAGCCAGGTGCTAACAGCGGGTTTCCCGACTTGTTGCAAGAGCGTCTGGGCAGGAGTTAGCACAAGCGCGTTGTAAGGGGAAGAGAAAATTTTTTGTGGTACACCCTGCGGGCACGCTGCGCGTTAGCCTCCGGCGTGCGCTCTGCGCATACGGGGAAGTCAAAAGTCACTGAATTTTGGATTTTGGATTTTAAATTTTAGATTGACAAGGCAGCTTATCTCCTCCGGAGACGCTACGCGAACGGGTAAGAAGCTTCTTACCCAAAAGCTGCCGCTGACTTTGCGTCGGCTTTAAACCCTTTTTTAGATTCTAGATTTTAATCCAAAATCCAAAATCTAAAATCTAAAATTGTCTCGGTCAAAAGTCAATTCAATCTATAGATGGTTGTATCACTTTAATCAGTCGTAAATTTCAGTCAGCATTATTTTCAATTGCTATCATCCAGAAGAAATATCACCAAATGTAATATTTCCGGCAGTACCTATATTAAAGCCAACATTTCTATCACCAACAATCCCCACCCCATTATTAACTTGATTGCTGATACTGCGAATGTTTTCTTGCGCTTCTGTTTTCACGTTATCCCATCCCTCTTGAGGTAAACCTTTACCTCCGCGTAACAATGCGACGGGGAAATCTTCAGTTGCAAAGTCAAAAAACGGAGTTTGTTCTTTACCTAATTTATTGGCGCTTTGGGGAACAGTTTTCCCTAAATAATTCATTAAATGGGAAACCCGCACGACTTTATCTCCTGGTTGGTTGGCTGCACCTTGCAATGCTTCGAGGAAATGGTATGTGTAAACGCTCATTTTGCCATCAGGACGAATATAAGATGATTGTTTTCCTGTGGAGGAGGTGAAAACTATTCTTCCTGTACCTTGTTTTAAGTCGTCTATAAGGTTTTTGGGTAAAATAGAAATTTTGTTTAAATGCCAAAGCCAATTCTCTGGTCTAATAGTACTTAGAAAATTACATAACTTAGGGTATTCTCTGTGGTAAAAGCACGTAGAATTCGATTCCGTTTTGGTCTGCTAGCCCTTGCCGTTGGTACCGCCCTCTTGCAGCCTATGGTGGCGCGTACACAAGATGCACCCGAAGCAGGTAGTGGTCGCATTGAGCGCGAAGCTGTCATTACTCAGAAGTATATGGCAGTAGCAGCTAACCCTCTAGCATCAGCAGCAGGTAGTGAAATTCTCCGTGCTGGAGGAAGTGCGGTTGATGCGGCGATCGCTATCCAATTAGTACTCGGCTTAGTTGAGCCACAGTCCTCTGGACTGGGTGGAGGGGCTTTCCTCGTTTACTACGATGCTAAAGCTAAACAACTTCGTACCTATGATGGTAGAGAAACTGCTCCAGCTGCTGCTAAACCAGACCGTTTTCTTGATGCGGATGGCAAAGCGCTACAGTTCTACGATGCTGTTGTTGGCGGAAAATCTGTAGGTGTGCCTGGGGCAGTCAGGATGCTAGAACTGGCACACAAGAAACATGGCAGGTTACCTTGGAAGCAACTTTTTCAACCTGCGATCAAACTGGCTGAAAAAGGCTTTCCCATCTCGCCACGCTTGTACACTCTACTGAAGACAGAACAGTATCTCCAGCGCACGGAGCGAGCTAGGAACTACTTCTTCCAACCGGATGGCACTCCCAAGCCTGTCGGCACTATACTTGTCAATCGGTCTTATGCCCAGGTACTGCGCCAAATTGCCAAGGGAGGTGCTGATGCCTTTTACAAGGGTGAAATTGCTAACGATATCGTTGCTACGGTGCAACAAGCAGGCGTACCAGGCGATTTAACAACCACCGATCTAGCAACCTATCAAGCAATAGAACGACCACCAGTGTGTGGGGTTTACCGAGTTTACAAAGTTTGCGGTATGGGTGCTCCAAGTTCTGGGGGTCTAACCGTGTTACAAATTCTCGGCATCCTCGAAAATTTCAATTTAGCTAGCTTAGAGCCGGCTTCATTAAAGGCAGTGCATCTGTTCTCTGAAGCTGGACGGCTTGCTTATGCTGACCGGGGATTCTACATAGCCGATCCAGATTTCGTGTCCGTACCATCTAACGAATTGCTCGACCCTGAATACCTCAAGCGCCGCGCTGCGCTAATAAGTCTTGACCGTGCCTTGACTGAAGCCAAACCTGGTGAGCTACCTTTACAGCCTGCGCTTCTGAGGGGAAAAGATGATTCTCCAGAGTTTCCTTCCACCAGCCATGTTGCAATTGTTGATCGCTACGGTAACGCGGTGTCGATGACTACTAGTATTGAGGATGCTTTTGGCTCAAGATTGCTGGTGCGAGGCTTCTTGCTCAACAATGAACTCACAGATTTCTCTTTCTCACCCACAACAAGTGATGGTAAGCCTGTCGCTAATCGGGTAGAACCTGGAAAGCGCCCCAGAAGTTCGATGGCTCCCATGATGGTGTTTGACCAGCATGGCAAGCTAGTCATGGTGGTTGGCTCTGCAGGTGGTGCGAGAATTATCAACTTCGTAGCTAAGGCACTGGTTGGAGTACTGGACTGGAAACTCGACAGCCAGCAAGCGTTATCACTGCCAAATTTCGGTAACCGCAATGGTCCAACGGAACTGGAGGCGGGTACAAGTGTTGCGAACCTCAAGTCTGCGTTAGAAGCGCTCGGTCATTCGGTGCAAGTTGTGGAGCAAACCAGTGGTTCCCACGGCATTATCATAACCGAGCAGGGTTTGCTCGGCGGCGCAGATCCCCGTCGCGAAGGAGAAGCTATAGGCAAATAAATTGGTGTAGTGAAAAATTGTAGAGACGCGATACATCGCGTCTTTTGTCAAATCATCAATAGACCTCTCCAAAAATGGCTATGAAACCAATACCCCGCGCTTGCACTAAAAATCATTTTTGGAGAGGTCTAATCAGAATAATCACTACCAGAACCATACTTCCAGGCATCACTCCAACGATTCCAATAATATTTAGATATACTGGGTAAATTCTTTTTCCACGGTTCTAACATTTGACTCAGCCAAAATAAAACAGAGTAAATTCCTAAATTCCCATAGTGAACCATCCAACCGAGTAAAGTTCCCAAACCAACTTGAGGAATAACTTTGCCAATTAATCCTGGATGTGTTACGCCAGTTTTTATAAGCGTTTTTGTCAGCGCCGGGAACTGTACCACATCTTGCAAAAATGGTTTGAGTACAGATTCACCGAGTTGTTGCATTTGTTGAAATACTGTAGACAGGAGTTGATTAATTTGATTTGGATCAATTTTTTGATTAACATCAACACTCATTGCTTTTTGGAATAGCCAAGTCACAGCTAAACTAGGTTGGTATGGTTGCAGTGGTGCGATTTGTTTTGCAGATAACTGATCTATTTGTAGCGCCTCGTGAATACCTAATGTTAAACGCTGTAAGTGACGCACCATCGCACCAAAACCGCCAAAACTCAAGGGAGACTGACTCCCACTGCTATCTCCAACAGGTAAAATGCGATTCCAAGGTGTCTTGAGTGGAGAACGATAGGAGGGAAAAAAGCCAAATAGCGCTCGTTTAAATGTAAGCTGGCTTAACTCCACGCCTTGATATTCCGGCATTAAACGTAGATAATCCTCAAATAGAGCTTCTAAACTCAAGCGTTGTGGATTGGCATCCATGTAAGTAAACATGTAAGTCGTTCTACCATCCCTTGCTGGGAAAGCTTCCCAAAAGTATTGGCATTGATTTTGCACAGGTGTGAATGATAACAGTAAGTCGCCTGTGTGATTTTCTGGAAAACCTTGAGCACAAGTTCCCACAACTAAACAAAGTGCATCTGGTTTTTGTCCCTGACGTGCTTGCTGGATTATGGGAGAAAGATATCCCATTGCATCAATTAATAACCTGGTTTTGAATTGGTTGTTTACCATCACTCCATCAGGATGAACAACTGCTTCTGTAAACGGAGTATTTTCAAATAACTTTCCACCAGATGTAAGAAATCGCTGCTTTAAAGTTTCCAGCAAATAAACTGGATCGACACCAATGTTCAGAACATCTCTTACCCAAACTTCTGTACCACCAAAAAAGCTGACTCTTGCGGGATTGTATTGTGTGGCGATCGCCTGTTCTAATTCTGCATCCGTCAGTAAATTTAACTCCAAGAAAACTTGTAATTCTTTACAAGAAATATTCCATTCTTGCTCTCTACCACGTAACATTGAGCGTTCTATTAACGCCACTCGCACTCCCTTCACAGCTAAGGCACAGCCAATTAAAATGCCTAATGTTCCGCCGCAGATGACAACATCCCAATCTATAGCACCCAAAGGTTGCTGAGTTTCTTTTACGACCATTGGTACAGGAGCGTTATCCTCTCTCACTGATGTCAAAATGCGATCAGCTTGGCGTAACTTATCTAAAATATTTCCTGGTAGTTGTGAAAGAACATTTTCCGTCAGGGACATAATACTAAATTCCACTATAGTCACTATTTGTGATCGTACTAATATAAATTAAAAGTCAAAGTCAATCTTAAATTTTCCGAAGTTATTTCTCAAGATAGATGATTATAGGAATCCGGTTTTGTTTCTCTTAGCTTGCGTGGCAAAGCCATAGGAACTCGTTGAGGTAGGGAACACAACGACCACGCTCAGTGCATCGCAGGCTTCGCTTAACGCTTAACAGAAACTGTACTTAGCTTCGTCAAAATCTGCCGAGGAATTCTATATGAGATAAATAACTCTTGATTTCATGAAAGAGTCATTAATGAAAGGAAATAGAATTCAACTTGTTTTTCAAGATATAGGACTAAGTAGGTGGGCGCTAAAAAACACAACTAAATTAAGAAATGTAAATCGCTTAAAAGCTTCTTTTTAAAAGATTTTTGGCGCTTTACATAAGTTAACATAGTTCGATTTAATCATGCTTACTTACTTACTATTTGATTTTTGACGAAGCTAGGTACACTTCAAGAGCCTTTTTTCCTGTTAAGCGTTCTCTCCCTACGCAAACAATTTCACCCTTCCGGTGTGCGCAGAGCGCACGCCAGAAGGCGTTGCAAGAGCGTCTGGTGGAGGAGATACGCCAGATGCCAAGTGAGGGAAACCCTCATCAAGCACTGGTCTGACCAAATCAAACCGGATTCCTAGTTAAAAGCGAAAAGCGATTAGAATACTAACTTGACATAATGAAGTTTTATGAATTAATTAGTGTTAATGACTAGCAATAGTGTATTTAAAATTTACCTACTAAATGTAAATTTTTGTTTTTTGTCGTTTGATTAAGCTTGCTTTCTCAATGCAAATCAATTTCAATAGTTTCCTGTTACTAGTCATCAACTAAAGATTCGTGGTGTGACGGAGTTAGAGAAAAATAATGAAATCTAAGCACGTTCTTCCAGGTCTGTTGCTATCAAGCGTAATTTTTGTGTTGGTCACATCTTTTACTAGAAGCGAGGAAATATTAATAAGTGAAGTTGGCAAAGTAGAGCATCCGCCAACACGCCTCGCGGACTCTACTTAAGAAATATTTGTGGTTACCTTTACACGGGAGGTTGAACTAATCTGACAAATTAGGCGATTAAGTCAGATAGAGCCAACAGCCAAGAGCACACAATGCTCCCGTCGCCTACGTTACCAAACACGCCGTCAGTCGAACTTAACTGACAACTAAATCTCCCAAAATCCATGCTCCAAAATTGAGATCCAACAGTGGTGAGCAACTCATTTGCTTTTCTCCTTATGAATTCCTAAATAGAAATATGGGTCATTTACATAAAACTTTGGCGCGAAAACCATTCCGACTTCTAGCATTTTTACTTGGCATCATCTTTGCTTTAGTTTTGGGATGTCAGACTTCGGCACAGCTATCAAATTCGACTGAAATACTGTGGGATACTTACGGCATACCCCACATCTACGGCAAAGATACCCGAAGTGCATTTCAAGCCTTTGGTTGGGCACAAATGCAAAGTCATGGTAACTTGCTTTTGCGTCTTTACGGTCAAGCACGCGGACGTGCAGCCGAATACTGGGGAGAAAAATATTTAGAATCAGACCGTTGGGTTCAGACTATGGGAGTTCCAGAACGCGCGAGTTCTTGGTACAAAGCACAAAATCCAACTTTTCGCAACTA
This portion of the Brasilonema sennae CENA114 genome encodes:
- the ggt gene encoding gamma-glutamyltransferase, producing the protein MVKARRIRFRFGLLALAVGTALLQPMVARTQDAPEAGSGRIEREAVITQKYMAVAANPLASAAGSEILRAGGSAVDAAIAIQLVLGLVEPQSSGLGGGAFLVYYDAKAKQLRTYDGRETAPAAAKPDRFLDADGKALQFYDAVVGGKSVGVPGAVRMLELAHKKHGRLPWKQLFQPAIKLAEKGFPISPRLYTLLKTEQYLQRTERARNYFFQPDGTPKPVGTILVNRSYAQVLRQIAKGGADAFYKGEIANDIVATVQQAGVPGDLTTTDLATYQAIERPPVCGVYRVYKVCGMGAPSSGGLTVLQILGILENFNLASLEPASLKAVHLFSEAGRLAYADRGFYIADPDFVSVPSNELLDPEYLKRRAALISLDRALTEAKPGELPLQPALLRGKDDSPEFPSTSHVAIVDRYGNAVSMTTSIEDAFGSRLLVRGFLLNNELTDFSFSPTTSDGKPVANRVEPGKRPRSSMAPMMVFDQHGKLVMVVGSAGGARIINFVAKALVGVLDWKLDSQQALSLPNFGNRNGPTELEAGTSVANLKSALEALGHSVQVVEQTSGSHGIIITEQGLLGGADPRREGEAIGK
- a CDS encoding glycosyltransferase family 4 protein; this translates as MRIAQIAPLWERVPPPGYGGTELVVGLLTDELVRRGHEVTLFASGDSISLAKLESVHPHAIRLDESVKEYSVYEMLNLARVYERANEFDIIHSHTGHISLSYANLVKTPTVHTLHGIFTPDNEKLYKYGKNQPYISISDSQREERLGMNYAATVYNGINVGSYKFHPQPQEPHYLAFLGRISQQKGTHLAIQIAKETGWRLKIAGKVDLVDMEYFESKVKPFIDGEQIEYLGEANHEQKNALMGGAVATLFPITWREPFGLVMIESMASGTPVIAMNMGSTQEVIAHGKTGFLCNNVEECISAVSKVAELDRYACWEYVWERFSVQQMTDGYEAVYRKIVGEPFASL
- a CDS encoding FAD-dependent oxidoreductase, which codes for MSLTENVLSQLPGNILDKLRQADRILTSVREDNAPVPMVVKETQQPLGAIDWDVVICGGTLGILIGCALAVKGVRVALIERSMLRGREQEWNISCKELQVFLELNLLTDAELEQAIATQYNPARVSFFGGTEVWVRDVLNIGVDPVYLLETLKQRFLTSGGKLFENTPFTEAVVHPDGVMVNNQFKTRLLIDAMGYLSPIIQQARQGQKPDALCLVVGTCAQGFPENHTGDLLLSFTPVQNQCQYFWEAFPARDGRTTYMFTYMDANPQRLSLEALFEDYLRLMPEYQGVELSQLTFKRALFGFFPSYRSPLKTPWNRILPVGDSSGSQSPLSFGGFGAMVRHLQRLTLGIHEALQIDQLSAKQIAPLQPYQPSLAVTWLFQKAMSVDVNQKIDPNQINQLLSTVFQQMQQLGESVLKPFLQDVVQFPALTKTLIKTGVTHPGLIGKVIPQVGLGTLLGWMVHYGNLGIYSVLFWLSQMLEPWKKNLPSISKYYWNRWSDAWKYGSGSDYSD
- a CDS encoding glucose 1-dehydrogenase; this encodes MKGLKGKNVLVTGASSGIGQAIAVRFAQEGANVAINYRKSPEDAKETEEMVENACGEIRGCGVENILIQADVSKEEDVVKMVATVVEKFGSLDILINNAGIQTEGAAHEIKIEDFDKVISVNLRGAYICAREAIKHFLSCPDSGVIINISSVHEVIPKPQYIAYSVSKGGMENLTRSLALEYASHNIRVNAIAPGATITPINKSWINDPKGKAEVESNIPMGRAGTSEEMAAAVAFLCSDEAAYITGQTLFIDGGLTLYPSFREPWSS